The Mucilaginibacter mallensis genome has a segment encoding these proteins:
- a CDS encoding porin → MKHSYLLKPLFLFILLFSFAAARAQQSDDLLNVLIKKNVITQEEADSIRSDAAIKEQKKRDKDKENQHGITIGSRALQLSGLVQTEYEGFEQKGVNNTFLLHRARLDVKGDISDSWSYEVYTEFAGTTPKLLDAYTTYKIADYLKFTAGQFKVPFSLESLISDSQLDFIDRSQVVNALAGRSTDVIGNQNGRDIGITVSGSFAKIDSRYLFDYTLGVVNGAGYDVTTDNNNHKDIVGRLTVHPIQNLDVSGDFYNGQGYYIVGTAKTATNNKRNREGVDARYTIGNLAIQAEYDKGTDGTIKRDGWYGQATYFVLPKKLQLAAKYDTYDPNNITADVRTNNYTGGINYFFNNWARFTVNYVDRREEVTQIKNNLFEAQLQLTF, encoded by the coding sequence ATGAAACACTCGTACTTATTAAAGCCCCTATTTTTATTTATACTCCTGTTTTCGTTTGCTGCAGCCAGAGCCCAGCAAAGTGATGACCTGCTAAATGTCCTCATCAAAAAAAATGTGATAACACAGGAAGAAGCCGATTCAATACGATCAGATGCCGCTATCAAAGAACAGAAGAAACGCGATAAAGACAAAGAAAACCAACATGGTATAACCATTGGTAGCCGCGCCTTACAGTTAAGCGGACTTGTACAAACCGAGTATGAAGGTTTTGAGCAAAAAGGTGTTAATAATACATTCCTGCTACACCGTGCCCGTTTGGATGTTAAGGGTGATATAAGTGATAGCTGGAGCTATGAGGTATATACCGAATTTGCCGGTACTACACCAAAATTATTAGATGCTTATACAACCTATAAAATAGCCGATTATTTAAAATTCACTGCCGGTCAGTTTAAAGTTCCTTTTTCACTTGAAAGTTTAATTTCTGATAGCCAGCTTGATTTCATCGACCGTTCACAGGTAGTAAACGCGCTTGCAGGCAGATCAACTGATGTTATCGGTAATCAAAACGGTCGTGATATTGGTATCACAGTGAGTGGCAGCTTTGCAAAAATTGATAGCCGTTACCTGTTTGATTATACATTAGGCGTTGTAAATGGTGCAGGTTATGATGTAACTACCGATAACAATAACCACAAGGATATAGTTGGCAGGTTAACTGTTCACCCTATTCAGAACCTGGATGTTTCAGGCGATTTTTATAACGGACAAGGTTATTATATAGTTGGCACAGCCAAAACTGCTACCAACAATAAAAGGAACCGCGAAGGTGTTGATGCCAGGTATACAATTGGCAATTTAGCTATACAGGCTGAATACGATAAAGGTACAGATGGTACTATCAAAAGAGATGGCTGGTATGGTCAGGCTACCTACTTTGTTCTCCCTAAAAAATTACAATTGGCAGCCAAATATGACACCTACGACCCTAATAACATTACGGCAGATGTTCGTACCAACAATTATACAGGTGGTATAAACTACTTCTTTAATAACTGGGCAAGGTTCACGGTTAACTATGTTGACCGTCGTGAAGAAGTTACCCAGATCAAGAATAATTTATTTGAAGCTCAACTACAGCTAACATTCTAA
- a CDS encoding sulfate adenylyltransferase subunit 1, whose translation MEILKFITAGSVDDGKSTLIGRLLYDSESILLDQLEALHSSNRKNDDGTIDLAILTDGLKAEREQGITIDVAYKYFQTEKRKFIIADTPGHTQYTRNMVTGASNANLAIILIDARKGVIEQTIRHSFLVSLLGLPQVVVCINKMDMVDFSEEVYNDIVKNYQALATKVGLKNVVFIPVSALKGDNIVNKSTNINWYNGKSLLDYLETVEINIDDTIAHARFPVQWVVRPQTDELHDYRGYAGRISSGSFRINDKVTVLPSGFSSTVSKIEVFDKEPEEAFAGMSVTVHLKDNIDISRGDILVNTDYQPQLSQVIEADLCWMDTRALDTSHTYFIQHNSKVTRCRIQEVLHKVNINTLEKEYDSDFKLNDIGRIIIKTADPLAFDPYQVNKANGGAIIIDSRTNVTVGALMLRAVAD comes from the coding sequence ATGGAAATACTAAAATTTATTACAGCAGGTAGTGTTGACGATGGAAAAAGCACCTTAATTGGCCGCTTATTATATGACAGCGAATCTATTTTGCTAGATCAGCTAGAAGCACTGCATAGCTCTAACCGCAAAAATGATGACGGTACCATCGATCTTGCCATATTAACCGACGGCCTTAAAGCCGAGCGCGAGCAGGGCATTACTATTGATGTTGCCTACAAATACTTTCAAACTGAAAAACGTAAGTTCATTATAGCCGATACCCCGGGCCATACACAATATACCCGTAACATGGTAACCGGCGCATCAAACGCCAACCTGGCTATTATTTTGATAGATGCCCGTAAGGGTGTTATTGAGCAAACTATACGTCATTCCTTCCTGGTATCCTTATTGGGTTTACCGCAGGTTGTAGTTTGTATCAATAAAATGGATATGGTTGATTTTAGCGAGGAAGTTTATAACGACATCGTTAAAAACTACCAGGCTCTGGCAACAAAAGTTGGTCTTAAGAATGTAGTTTTTATCCCCGTAAGCGCGCTCAAAGGCGACAACATCGTTAACAAATCAACAAATATCAACTGGTACAACGGCAAAAGCCTGTTGGACTACCTGGAAACTGTTGAGATCAATATTGATGATACCATAGCACATGCCCGTTTCCCGGTACAATGGGTTGTACGCCCGCAAACTGATGAACTGCATGATTACCGTGGCTACGCAGGCCGTATATCAAGCGGTTCATTCCGCATAAATGATAAGGTTACTGTTTTACCTTCAGGTTTTAGCTCAACTGTTTCAAAAATTGAAGTATTTGATAAAGAACCTGAAGAAGCATTTGCAGGCATGTCGGTAACTGTACATTTGAAAGATAATATTGACATCAGTCGTGGTGATATATTAGTTAATACTGATTATCAACCACAATTATCACAAGTTATTGAAGCCGACCTTTGCTGGATGGATACCCGTGCGCTGGATACCTCGCACACCTATTTTATACAGCACAACAGTAAAGTAACCCGCTGCCGCATACAAGAAGTATTACATAAAGTAAACATCAATACCCTTGAAAAGGAATATGATTCAGACTTTAAGCTGAATGATATCGGCCGTATCATCATCAAAACTGCTGATCCATTAGCATTTGACCCCTACCAGGTTAATAAAGCCAATGGCGGCGCTATTATTATTGATAGCCGTACCAATGTTACTGTTGGCGCTTTGATGTTAAGAGCTGTAGCTGACTAA
- the cysD gene encoding sulfate adenylyltransferase subunit CysD, whose amino-acid sequence MSKHQLDYLDELEAEAIYILREVAGQFERPALLFSGGKDSITLVRLAEKAFRPGKFPFPLVHIDTGHNFIETIEYRDNMVKRLGEKLIVGNVQDSIDQGKVVEQKGKNASRNALQTVTLLDTIAEHKFDACIGGARRDEEKARAKERIFSVRDEFGQWDPKRQRPELWNIYNGKIHKGENVRVFPISNWTELDVWNYIRREKMELPSIYFAHERDCITRGGQLMAASPFLNMDEEDVIERRNVRFRTVGDMTCTAAVESYAYEIDDIIDEISASKISERGARMDDKVSEAAMEDRKKGGYF is encoded by the coding sequence ATGAGTAAACATCAACTGGATTATTTAGACGAACTGGAAGCGGAGGCTATTTATATTTTACGGGAGGTAGCCGGCCAGTTTGAGCGCCCTGCCCTGTTATTTTCGGGTGGTAAGGATTCTATTACCCTGGTGCGTTTGGCTGAAAAAGCCTTCAGGCCGGGTAAGTTCCCTTTCCCACTGGTACATATTGATACCGGGCACAACTTTATTGAAACTATTGAATACCGCGATAACATGGTTAAACGCCTTGGCGAAAAACTGATCGTGGGTAATGTTCAGGATTCTATCGACCAGGGCAAAGTGGTTGAGCAAAAAGGAAAGAATGCCAGTCGTAATGCATTGCAAACAGTAACACTATTGGATACCATTGCCGAGCATAAATTTGATGCCTGTATAGGCGGCGCCCGAAGAGATGAGGAAAAAGCACGTGCTAAGGAGCGTATATTCTCTGTACGTGATGAGTTTGGCCAATGGGACCCAAAACGCCAGCGCCCTGAGTTGTGGAATATCTACAACGGTAAAATACACAAAGGCGAAAACGTTAGGGTATTCCCTATCAGCAACTGGACCGAGCTTGATGTTTGGAACTATATCCGCCGTGAAAAAATGGAATTACCATCAATCTATTTCGCGCATGAGCGTGATTGTATCACACGTGGCGGTCAGTTGATGGCTGCATCGCCATTCCTTAATATGGATGAAGAGGATGTGATAGAGCGTCGTAATGTACGTTTCCGCACTGTAGGTGACATGACCTGCACTGCAGCAGTTGAATCATACGCCTATGAAATTGACGATATAATTGACGAAATAAGTGCCTCGAAAATAAGTGAGCGCGGCGCACGTATGGATGATAAGGTAAGCGAAGCCGCAATGGAAGACCGCAAGAAAGGAGGCTATTTCTAA
- a CDS encoding phosphoadenylyl-sulfate reductase, with translation MSALTEHIKQQITGLDPVQALTLLAESHPGKVVFSSSFGWEDQVITHMIFANNIPIKIFTLETGRLFPETYYVWNRTMEMYGKPIHAYYPNNELLEQMVNAKGPNSFYESVDNRKECCGIRKIEPLKRALAGNEIWITGIRAEQSLNRQFMHDVEWDEQNNLLKFHPVYSWTLDEVKNYIKQHNIPYNTLHDRGFPSIGCAPCTRAVREGEDFRAGRWWWEDQSKKECGLHGVNEIVEK, from the coding sequence ATGAGTGCGCTTACAGAACATATAAAACAACAAATAACAGGGCTCGATCCAGTACAGGCATTAACCCTACTGGCTGAATCACATCCTGGTAAAGTTGTATTTTCAAGTAGCTTTGGATGGGAAGACCAGGTGATCACACACATGATCTTCGCTAACAATATCCCTATCAAGATATTCACCCTTGAAACTGGCCGGTTATTTCCTGAAACTTATTATGTTTGGAACCGTACCATGGAAATGTACGGCAAACCAATCCATGCTTACTACCCAAATAATGAACTGCTGGAGCAAATGGTAAATGCTAAAGGCCCGAATAGCTTTTATGAGTCGGTTGATAACCGTAAAGAATGTTGCGGTATCCGTAAGATCGAGCCCTTAAAACGGGCCTTGGCGGGCAACGAGATCTGGATTACCGGTATTCGTGCCGAGCAATCCCTAAACCGCCAGTTTATGCATGATGTGGAATGGGATGAGCAAAACAACCTGTTAAAATTCCACCCGGTTTATAGCTGGACATTGGACGAAGTAAAGAATTATATAAAACAACATAACATACCTTATAATACCTTGCACGACAGGGGTTTCCCCAGCATAGGTTGTGCGCCATGTACAAGAGCAGTGCGCGAAGGCGAAGATTTCCGGGCCGGCAGATGGTGGTGGGAAGATCAGTCGAAAAAAGAGTGCGGATTACATGGGGTAAATGAAATTGTAGAAAAATGA
- a CDS encoding TSUP family transporter has translation MTLLPKDSSLKLIQDDNSEGNQLFPVFIKLNELHTVLIGAGNVGLEKLTAILNNSPLARVTVIAKTFVPEIHTLAGEFDDLTIIQKTFAETDLDNADLVIAATNDNELNTYIRQSAHDRKLLINVADKPELCDFYLGSIVQKGDLKVAISTNGKSPTVAKRLKEVLNEGLPSELDVTLQQMSELRNSLSGDFAFKVKKLNEVTSVLVGKKPETNKNLIWLIWSAIILAIGISAVALWYKEPTFKLYVQEIHPVFYYFLGASFVFALIDGAIGMSYGVTTTSFSLTMGIPPAAASMGVHLSEIMSNGIAGWMHYRMGNINWKLFKMLLIPGIIGAVSGAYILSSLEHYSQYTKPFVSLYTLILGLVILSKAFNLKRKRGTEKIKRIPLLGLGGGFIDAVGGGGWGSIVLSTLIAGGRNPRFSLGTVKLSRFFIALMSSLTFITMLNGNHWDAVAGLVIGSALASPIAAKISNQISTKAIMVSVGIIVILISIKSIFAFLVKVI, from the coding sequence ATGACATTGTTGCCGAAGGATAGTAGTTTAAAACTAATTCAGGATGATAATAGCGAGGGCAATCAATTGTTCCCGGTATTTATTAAACTGAATGAATTGCATACGGTGCTGATCGGTGCGGGTAATGTTGGTTTGGAAAAATTGACAGCTATCCTCAACAACAGTCCGCTTGCAAGAGTAACCGTTATTGCCAAAACTTTCGTGCCCGAGATTCATACTTTAGCCGGTGAGTTTGATGATCTTACCATCATCCAAAAAACATTTGCCGAAACTGATCTTGACAATGCCGATCTGGTAATTGCCGCTACCAATGATAACGAACTGAATACTTACATCCGCCAATCGGCACATGATCGTAAATTACTGATCAATGTTGCTGATAAGCCGGAACTTTGTGATTTTTATCTGGGATCAATCGTTCAAAAAGGTGATCTGAAAGTGGCCATATCCACCAATGGTAAATCACCAACGGTAGCAAAAAGATTAAAAGAAGTTTTAAACGAAGGCTTGCCTTCTGAATTGGACGTTACCCTGCAGCAAATGAGCGAACTGCGCAATTCGCTTTCTGGCGATTTCGCTTTCAAGGTTAAAAAATTAAACGAGGTTACTTCAGTATTGGTTGGTAAAAAACCGGAAACCAATAAAAACCTGATATGGCTAATTTGGAGTGCTATTATATTAGCTATAGGCATTTCAGCCGTGGCATTATGGTATAAAGAACCGACCTTTAAATTATACGTACAGGAAATTCATCCTGTATTTTATTATTTCCTGGGAGCCAGCTTTGTTTTCGCGCTGATAGATGGTGCTATCGGTATGTCATATGGTGTAACTACCACTTCATTCTCACTTACAATGGGTATCCCTCCTGCTGCAGCAAGTATGGGTGTGCATTTGTCAGAGATCATGAGTAACGGTATCGCCGGGTGGATGCACTACCGCATGGGTAATATCAACTGGAAGCTATTTAAAATGTTACTGATACCTGGTATTATAGGTGCTGTTTCAGGCGCGTATATACTTTCATCGTTAGAGCATTACAGCCAGTACACCAAGCCATTTGTATCGTTGTATACATTAATATTAGGTTTAGTGATCCTGTCGAAGGCATTTAACTTAAAACGTAAACGCGGCACAGAAAAAATAAAAAGAATCCCCCTGCTTGGTTTAGGTGGTGGTTTTATTGATGCTGTTGGCGGCGGCGGCTGGGGATCAATCGTGTTATCCACCTTAATAGCCGGTGGCCGTAACCCACGTTTTTCATTAGGTACAGTTAAATTATCACGTTTTTTTATAGCGCTGATGAGTTCGCTTACCTTCATTACCATGCTTAACGGTAACCATTGGGATGCTGTAGCAGGCCTGGTTATCGGCAGCGCGCTGGCATCGCCTATCGCAGCTAAAATATCAAATCAGATATCAACTAAAGCTATCATGGTATCGGTTGGGATAATTGTAATATTGATCAGTATTAAAAGCATTTTCGCTTTTTTAGTTAAAGTAATTTAA
- the cobA gene encoding uroporphyrinogen-III C-methyltransferase gives MSATEIKKLVKEPRITLVGAGPGDADLITIKGIKALKTADVVLYDALVNEELLEFAPENAVKVYVGKRSGDHSFSQDNINKLMVDYALNYGHVVRLKGGDPFVFGRGYEELDHAASYSILCVVIPGISSSIAVPGLQNIPVTHRGLSESFWVVTGTTADGRISADLYQATRTNATIVVLMGVHKLKEITQLFKNEGRNKLPVAVIQSGSTENEKVAIGIIDTIVDIVEEKKISSPALIVIGEVVSLHPMFQPIREFYDIVAEG, from the coding sequence ATGTCAGCTACTGAAATAAAGAAACTGGTTAAAGAACCACGCATTACACTAGTTGGCGCAGGCCCGGGCGATGCTGATCTGATAACCATAAAAGGCATTAAAGCTCTTAAAACTGCTGATGTGGTTTTATATGATGCCCTGGTGAATGAAGAGCTACTGGAATTTGCCCCTGAAAATGCTGTTAAAGTATATGTAGGCAAACGCAGTGGCGACCACTCCTTCTCTCAGGATAACATCAATAAGCTGATGGTTGATTATGCCCTTAACTATGGCCATGTGGTACGCTTAAAAGGCGGCGATCCATTTGTATTTGGTCGTGGTTATGAGGAACTGGATCATGCAGCATCATACAGCATTCTATGCGTAGTTATTCCGGGAATTTCCAGCTCGATAGCTGTTCCCGGCTTACAAAATATCCCGGTTACTCACCGCGGTTTAAGCGAAAGCTTTTGGGTAGTTACCGGCACTACTGCCGATGGCCGTATATCAGCCGACCTATACCAAGCTACCCGTACCAATGCTACTATTGTTGTATTAATGGGCGTACATAAGCTAAAGGAAATTACACAGCTGTTTAAAAACGAAGGCAGAAACAAACTGCCCGTTGCTGTGATCCAAAGCGGATCAACCGAAAACGAAAAAGTTGCCATTGGCATTATTGATACCATTGTGGATATTGTTGAAGAGAAGAAAATATCATCGCCTGCACTTATTGTAATTGGCGAGGTTGTATCTTTACACCCTATGTTCCAACCTATCAGGGAATTTTATGACATTGTTGCCGAAGGATAG